A single Aspergillus puulaauensis MK2 DNA, chromosome 7, nearly complete sequence DNA region contains:
- a CDS encoding uncharacterized protein (InterPro:IPR036259;~TransMembrane:5 (o31-53i65-83o89-108i189-211o223-241i)): protein MCVLSYGCLNTFANSAQRFIASRFYAGDQRAAGSAMSIPYILSGFLVPLFGLVLDKLSSRGYPRALITSNMFLVFAHGIFLARATATPVLPLCLLGIGDALLCVSFWASVVRCLLQVETGIGTETKSETIVDAKTPLLQDYNVSKPEDDPDKLGCEPILSSRDLDPDLESEGDRAGNAAAAHGEVIRTLGLGVMTSLMSASAAVVPLLLAMMEGVAGLSGLEIVFVVLAALGCLAAVRLAWMFH from the exons ATGTGCGTCCTGAGCTACGGGTGCCTCAACACGTTCGCGAATTCCGCGCAGCGGTTTATAGCTAGCCGGTTTTATGCGGGCGATCAGCGGGCTGCGGGGTCGGCGATGAG TATCCCGTATATCCTCTCCGGCTTCCTCGTTCCGCTGTTTGGGTTGGTCCTGGATAAACTCAGTTCCAGGGGATATCCGCGGGCGTTGATTACGAGTAATATGTTCTTGGTATTTGCGCATGGGATCTTCTTGGCGCGTGCGACTGCGACTCCGGTTTTGCCATTGTGTCTCCTCGGCATTGGGGATGCATTGCTGTGCGTGTCTTTCTGGGCTAGTGTCGTGCGGTGTCTTCTCCAAGTTGAGACTGGGATCGGGACAGAGACAAAGAGTGAAACAATTGTGGATGCCAAAACGCCTTTACTACAGGATTACAACGTTAGCAAACCCGAGGACGACCCCGATAAGCTCGGCTGCGAACCGATCCTATCAAGCAGGGATTTGGACCCAGACCTTGAGTCGGAAGGGGACAGGGCAGGAAACGCTGCTGCGGCTCATGGCGAAGTCATAAGGACACTGGGTTTAGGAGTCATGACCAGCCTGATGAGTGCTAGTGCTGCTGTCGTGCCTCTCCTCCTTGCAATGATGGAGGGCGTGGCTGGTCTTTCGGGTCTAGAGATTGTTTTCGTGGTCTTGGCTGCACTTGGATGCTTGGCTGCTGTGAGGCTGGCTTGGATGTTCCATTAG
- a CDS encoding uncharacterized protein (InterPro:IPR036259;~TransMembrane:2 (o44-65i77-98o)): protein MSRTQWHVLAASAAINWSTYFIHDVPASLSTPLSEHLSLPDQQYAYLVSLLYAVYAVPNTVLPFFAGPAVQRFGERAVLLGTISSIVTGQLLFALSVATKFQLEAKDSPSRLRSTSAPVDWAASRTRSLSRA, encoded by the exons ATGTCACGGACACAGTGGCACGTTCTTGCGGCTTCCGCGGCCATAAACTGGAGCACTTACTTCA TCCATGACGTCCCCGCCTCCCTGTCAACCCCTCTATCAGAGCACCTCTCTCTCCCAGACCAGCAATATGCCTACCTAGTCTCCCTCCTCTACGCCGTCTATGCAGTCCCCAACACGGTCCTCCCGTTCTTCGCGGGCCCCGCCGTCCAGCGCTTCGGCGAGAGAGCCGTCCTCCTCGGTACCATATCAAGCATAGTAACAGGACAGCTACTCTTCGCGCTCTCCGTCGCAACCAAATTCCAGCTCG AGGCAAAAGATTCACCCTCGCGCTTGCGATCAACCTCTGCGCCGGTAGACTGGGCAGCGTCGCGAACACGATCGTTATCCCGCGCTTGA